One Antarctobacter heliothermus DNA segment encodes these proteins:
- the malQ gene encoding 4-alpha-glucanotransferase produces MIAPDDALRQLARAYGVHLGFHDLQGAEHGASPDTLRALLGGMGVDASTEAAVIETLAESQAHRDEAHVPDEIIATAGTRVSLPVSAPCDWMVLDESGAEVMAGRAGNSIDLDPLPVGYFTLHAATPDRRTESLVLSAPQHAPTVPDVTGRAKGWGVCGTLYGLRSGHNGGLGSYADLPAALRALAKCGAQFFGLNPIHALGWAADEMISPYSPTHRGFFSTDHIAPRAGLGPTPKGDLVDYPTFRRRQRAALRAEYARFDATPAPERKAFQVFRAQGGPVLDTFAQFEALSATHGEDFRKWPEALRKPGAEAARAASADVGFHQWLQWRAERQIDTAQAAALDAGMDFGLYLDLAVGARPGGAEVWMHRDTIAQGVSIGAPPDHLNPEGQSWNLAAHAPARLRAAQYKPLRAMLRKLMAKAGILRVDHALGLLRSFWIPDDGSPGGYVSQPFDSLLAVIAIEAAQARCVVVGEDLGLVPDGFREKLNGAGLLSYAVWQYETPGDGQLCPPRDLRPFALACFGTHDTPTIKGFWYGQDIAWWQRMGWLSGGETSARHDLRARQRQGLRAMCDLPPLATPETIAASVQAKLCTAPSALVALQLDDLLGGLEAQNLPGTVDQHPNWRRRNPVTVERLSEALPADRIRAFMPADRSGTDQKGPTQ; encoded by the coding sequence ATGATCGCCCCCGACGACGCATTGCGCCAATTGGCGCGGGCCTACGGTGTCCACCTTGGGTTCCACGACCTTCAGGGGGCAGAGCATGGCGCATCACCCGACACGCTGCGAGCGCTTCTAGGCGGCATGGGAGTCGACGCCTCAACTGAGGCCGCTGTTATAGAGACGCTGGCCGAAAGTCAGGCGCACCGGGATGAGGCCCATGTCCCGGACGAGATCATCGCCACCGCAGGCACGCGCGTCTCCTTGCCGGTTTCGGCCCCCTGCGACTGGATGGTGTTGGACGAAAGCGGTGCCGAGGTGATGGCCGGGCGCGCCGGGAACAGCATCGACCTTGACCCATTGCCGGTCGGGTATTTCACCCTGCACGCCGCAACGCCGGACCGCCGGACCGAATCGCTGGTGCTGTCCGCGCCGCAACATGCGCCAACCGTGCCGGATGTGACCGGACGCGCCAAAGGTTGGGGAGTTTGCGGCACGCTGTACGGGCTGCGGTCGGGGCACAATGGCGGCCTTGGCAGCTACGCCGATCTGCCCGCCGCCCTGCGGGCCTTGGCCAAATGCGGAGCACAATTCTTTGGTCTGAATCCGATCCACGCCCTGGGCTGGGCCGCGGACGAAATGATCAGCCCCTATTCGCCGACGCACCGGGGTTTTTTCAGCACCGATCACATTGCGCCGCGAGCCGGCCTAGGCCCCACCCCCAAGGGCGATCTGGTCGATTACCCCACCTTTCGTCGCCGCCAGCGCGCCGCGCTGCGCGCAGAATACGCCCGGTTTGACGCCACACCCGCACCTGAGCGGAAGGCATTTCAGGTGTTTCGTGCCCAAGGCGGCCCGGTGCTGGACACCTTTGCGCAGTTTGAGGCGCTGAGCGCGACCCATGGTGAGGATTTCCGCAAGTGGCCCGAGGCCCTGCGCAAACCGGGCGCAGAGGCGGCGCGGGCGGCCTCGGCGGATGTGGGGTTCCACCAATGGCTGCAATGGCGGGCTGAAAGGCAGATCGACACCGCGCAGGCGGCTGCGCTGGACGCGGGGATGGATTTTGGCCTGTACCTTGATCTTGCCGTGGGCGCGCGTCCCGGCGGGGCCGAGGTGTGGATGCACCGCGATACCATCGCGCAAGGCGTTTCCATCGGAGCGCCACCGGATCATCTAAATCCCGAAGGCCAGTCCTGGAACCTGGCTGCCCATGCGCCCGCGCGGCTGCGCGCGGCGCAGTACAAACCGCTGCGCGCCATGCTGCGCAAGCTGATGGCCAAGGCGGGTATCCTGCGGGTGGATCACGCACTGGGCCTGCTGCGCAGTTTCTGGATTCCTGACGACGGCAGCCCCGGCGGCTATGTCTCACAGCCGTTTGACAGCCTGCTGGCCGTCATCGCAATCGAGGCGGCGCAGGCGCGCTGTGTTGTGGTGGGGGAGGATCTGGGCCTTGTGCCCGACGGCTTCCGTGAAAAGCTGAACGGCGCGGGCCTGCTCAGTTATGCAGTCTGGCAATATGAGACGCCCGGCGACGGGCAACTGTGCCCGCCGCGCGATCTGCGACCCTTTGCGCTGGCCTGTTTCGGCACCCATGACACGCCAACGATAAAGGGGTTCTGGTACGGGCAGGACATCGCATGGTGGCAACGCATGGGGTGGCTGTCGGGCGGAGAGACCAGCGCGCGGCACGACCTGCGCGCGCGGCAACGCCAAGGTTTGCGCGCCATGTGCGACCTGCCGCCACTCGCCACTCCAGAAACGATTGCCGCGTCTGTTCAGGCGAAACTGTGTACCGCGCCCTCGGCGTTGGTGGCGCTACAGCTCGACGACCTGCTGGGTGGACTGGAGGCACAGAACCTGCCTGGCACCGTTGACCAGCACCCAAACTGGCGCCGTCGGAATCCCGTCACTGTCGAACGGCTATCTGAGGCATTGCCCGCTGACCGTATCCGCGCTTTCATGCCCGCAGACCGCAGCGGGACCGATCAGAAAGGACCGACCCAATGA
- the glgX gene encoding glycogen debranching protein GlgX: MNSTARGPHRISSGRSTPLGAVFDGEGTNFALFSDHAHQVDLCLFSPDGKTELQRLPLPERSGAVWHGYVPELRPGALYGYRVHGPFAPERGHRFNPNKLLLDPYARILHGNFTTNPETFGYAVGTSEGDLSFSTSDSAPHVPKAVVWDPADFPPDAKGLKRGWDGTLIYEAHVKGSTIRHPDVPKDLRGTYEGLASQPMLDHLTRLGITTVELLPVQAIRSENALTARGLVNHWGYNTAAFFAPEPRYLGPAGVAGFRTMVERFHNAGIEVILDVVYNHSAEGDHLGPTFGFRGLDNASYYRLVEGQPRFYVNDTGTGNTLNVQHPFVLRMVLDSLRFWVECMGADGFRFDLATTIGREKHGFDRHGGFMDALRQDPVLSQVKLIAEPWDLGPGGYRLGQFPPEFAEWNDRFRDTLRRFWRGDGHAAQDLGSALLGTADLFDTRGRRAWSSVNFAAAHDGFTLADVTSYALRHNHANGEGNRDGHHANHSDNFGVEGETDDADILAARQQRRRNMLATVLLSQGTPMILAGDEGGNSQGGNNNAYCQDNEISWLDWDTMDTDQIAFTEALSRFRKDHGALRQSRFLHGVERTDSQPDVEWRAFDGSALNWRDPGLSSLCLLLRGCAESPASCADAEEVLLVFNREGAPQTLQLPTPEAGNWRREIDTSTAAQTPIEITEATVTVAAFSVAGFVRFPESQT; encoded by the coding sequence ATGAATTCGACGGCCCGCGGCCCCCACCGGATCTCCTCTGGCAGATCCACCCCTCTGGGCGCGGTCTTTGACGGCGAAGGCACGAATTTCGCGCTGTTTTCCGACCATGCCCATCAGGTGGACCTCTGCCTATTTTCGCCTGACGGCAAGACCGAGCTGCAACGCCTGCCCCTGCCCGAACGCAGCGGTGCGGTCTGGCATGGCTACGTCCCCGAACTGCGGCCCGGCGCGCTATATGGATACCGGGTTCATGGCCCCTTCGCGCCCGAGCGCGGCCATCGATTTAATCCCAACAAGCTATTGCTTGATCCCTACGCGCGGATCTTGCACGGCAACTTCACCACCAATCCCGAAACCTTTGGCTATGCCGTCGGCACCAGCGAAGGGGATCTGTCGTTCAGCACCTCCGACAGCGCGCCGCACGTCCCCAAGGCCGTTGTCTGGGATCCTGCCGATTTTCCGCCCGATGCCAAGGGATTGAAACGCGGCTGGGACGGCACACTGATCTACGAGGCCCACGTCAAAGGCAGCACGATCCGCCACCCCGATGTGCCCAAGGATCTGCGCGGCACCTATGAGGGGTTGGCCTCGCAGCCGATGCTGGATCATCTCACCCGTCTTGGCATCACCACGGTGGAGCTGTTGCCGGTGCAGGCGATCCGGTCTGAGAACGCGCTGACCGCGCGCGGGTTGGTAAATCACTGGGGCTACAACACTGCCGCCTTTTTTGCGCCTGAACCGCGCTACCTTGGCCCCGCAGGTGTCGCCGGGTTCCGCACGATGGTCGAGCGGTTCCACAACGCCGGGATCGAGGTGATCCTTGACGTGGTCTACAACCACTCCGCCGAGGGCGATCATCTGGGGCCAACCTTTGGTTTTCGCGGGCTCGACAATGCGTCCTACTACCGGCTGGTCGAGGGGCAACCGCGATTTTACGTCAACGACACCGGCACCGGCAACACGTTGAACGTACAGCACCCCTTTGTCCTGCGGATGGTACTGGACAGCCTGCGTTTCTGGGTGGAATGCATGGGCGCGGACGGCTTTCGGTTTGATCTTGCCACCACCATCGGACGGGAAAAACACGGGTTTGACCGGCATGGCGGTTTCATGGATGCACTGCGCCAAGATCCGGTGCTGAGTCAGGTCAAACTAATCGCAGAACCTTGGGATCTGGGCCCCGGTGGTTACCGCCTTGGGCAGTTTCCACCGGAATTTGCCGAATGGAACGACCGTTTTCGGGACACGCTGCGGCGGTTCTGGCGCGGCGATGGCCATGCGGCGCAGGATCTTGGCTCTGCCCTGTTGGGCACCGCCGACCTGTTTGACACCCGTGGGCGGCGCGCTTGGTCCTCTGTCAACTTTGCCGCCGCGCATGACGGGTTCACGCTGGCCGATGTCACGTCTTACGCGCTGCGGCACAACCACGCCAACGGCGAGGGCAACCGGGACGGGCACCACGCCAATCATTCCGACAATTTCGGGGTTGAGGGTGAAACCGATGACGCCGACATCCTTGCCGCCCGCCAACAGCGCCGCCGCAACATGCTGGCCACAGTACTGCTGTCGCAGGGCACACCGATGATCCTTGCCGGCGACGAAGGCGGCAACAGTCAGGGCGGCAACAACAATGCCTATTGCCAGGACAATGAGATCAGCTGGCTGGACTGGGACACGATGGATACGGACCAGATCGCGTTCACGGAGGCCCTGTCTCGCTTTCGCAAGGACCATGGAGCGCTGCGCCAGTCGCGGTTCCTGCATGGGGTAGAGCGTACGGACAGCCAGCCCGATGTCGAGTGGCGCGCCTTTGACGGCAGCGCGTTGAACTGGCGCGATCCGGGCCTGTCCAGCCTTTGCCTACTGCTGCGTGGGTGCGCCGAAAGCCCGGCGAGTTGCGCTGATGCCGAAGAAGTCTTGCTGGTCTTCAACCGTGAAGGCGCGCCTCAGACGCTGCAACTGCCGACGCCAGAAGCGGGCAATTGGCGGCGTGAGATCGACACCTCGACTGCGGCGCAGACGCCGATAGAGATCACCGAGGCGACCGTGACGGTCGCCGCGTTCAGTGTCGCGGGCTTTGTCCGCTTTCCGGAGAGCCAGACATGA
- the glgA gene encoding glycogen synthase GlgA, which translates to MKVLMVTSECAPFVKTGGLADVAGALPSALAALGVEVKTVLPAYPALFPLLAQGKEVASFGDLPGGSGRLVEITAEGVNLLLLDAPQLFDRPGAPYTGPDGKDWTDNHIRFAALAQAAARISFDGLSGWVPDVVHAHDWQAGLTPVYLRQDGRTPPASIITIHNIAFQGRFGPHVMGDLQLSSDWFHPDGLEYYGDVSFLKAALVYADQITTVSPTYAREILTPKFGMGLDGVLNKRANALSGILNGIDLDAWNPKTDPALAAPYGVKTLTAKAKNRAEVAKRLDLDPDHDGPLFCVVSRLTLQKGLDALAGALPGLIEGGGQLALLGSGDPILEQAFQQAAKRFPGRIGVHIGYDEAFSHLIQAGADAILIPSRFEPCGLTQLYGLRYGTLPVVARTGGLADTVIDANHAALAAEVATGFVFDDVSVDGIGAVLDRVFDAYRNRTLWQKMQTAAMRQPVGWENSARKYVQMYETLIA; encoded by the coding sequence ATGAAGGTGCTGATGGTCACCTCGGAATGCGCACCCTTCGTCAAGACGGGGGGCCTCGCCGATGTGGCGGGTGCTCTGCCAAGCGCACTGGCGGCGCTGGGGGTCGAGGTCAAGACCGTCTTGCCCGCTTACCCCGCCCTGTTCCCGCTGCTGGCACAGGGCAAGGAAGTGGCCAGCTTTGGTGATCTGCCCGGCGGCTCTGGTCGGCTGGTCGAGATCACAGCAGAGGGCGTAAATCTGTTGCTGCTGGACGCGCCCCAACTGTTTGATCGTCCCGGCGCCCCCTACACCGGCCCCGATGGCAAGGACTGGACGGACAATCACATCCGGTTCGCGGCTCTGGCGCAGGCCGCCGCGCGGATCAGCTTTGACGGGTTGTCCGGATGGGTGCCGGATGTTGTTCATGCCCATGACTGGCAGGCCGGGCTGACGCCGGTCTACCTGCGGCAGGACGGGCGCACGCCGCCCGCATCTATCATCACGATACACAACATCGCCTTTCAGGGCCGGTTCGGTCCACATGTCATGGGCGATCTGCAACTGAGCAGCGACTGGTTTCATCCCGACGGGCTGGAATACTATGGCGACGTGAGTTTTCTGAAGGCCGCGCTGGTCTATGCCGACCAAATCACGACCGTCAGCCCAACCTACGCGCGTGAGATCCTGACACCTAAATTCGGCATGGGTCTGGATGGCGTGCTCAACAAGCGTGCCAATGCACTGTCCGGCATCCTGAACGGTATAGATCTGGACGCCTGGAACCCGAAGACGGACCCCGCGTTGGCCGCGCCCTATGGCGTGAAAACGCTGACCGCCAAAGCCAAGAACCGGGCCGAGGTGGCAAAACGGCTGGACCTAGACCCGGACCACGATGGCCCGTTGTTCTGCGTCGTCAGCCGGTTGACCCTACAAAAGGGGCTGGATGCGCTGGCCGGTGCGCTGCCCGGACTGATTGAGGGCGGCGGACAACTGGCGCTGCTGGGATCGGGCGATCCGATACTGGAGCAGGCCTTTCAACAGGCCGCCAAACGGTTTCCGGGCCGGATCGGCGTTCACATCGGCTATGACGAGGCATTTTCGCATCTGATACAGGCAGGCGCGGATGCCATCCTGATCCCATCGCGGTTTGAACCCTGCGGTCTGACGCAACTGTATGGATTGCGCTATGGCACCCTGCCGGTGGTTGCGCGGACCGGCGGATTGGCCGATACGGTGATCGACGCCAACCACGCGGCTCTTGCCGCCGAGGTGGCAACCGGGTTTGTCTTTGACGACGTGTCTGTGGACGGAATCGGTGCGGTCCTTGACCGCGTGTTTGACGCCTACAGGAACCGCACGCTTTGGCAAAAAATGCAGACCGCAGCGATGCGGCAACCCGTGGGCTGGGAAAACTCGGCCCGCAAATATGTCCAGATGTACGAGACACTGATCGCATGA
- the glgC gene encoding glucose-1-phosphate adenylyltransferase, producing the protein MHNDRFTLAQQTMAYVLAGGRGSRLKEMTDIRAKPAVYFGGKTRIIDFALSNAVNSGIRRIGVATQYKAHSLIRHLQRGWSFFRAERNEGLDILPASQQLDEENWYKGTADAVTQNVSIIRGYGPKYILILAGDHIYKQDYSFMIEQHVSSGAKVTVGCIEVPREEAKGFGVMAVDETDKILEFVEKPAEPPTMPGDPTRSLASMGIYVFETEFLCDLLEADARNPDSSHDFGKDIIPGLVATGDAVAHPFGRSCVMSGLEKKPYWRDVGTLDAYWQANIDLTDFEPELDIYATNWPIWTYSELTAPAKFIHNEEGRRGLAVSSMVSGGCIISGSSLERCLMFTGVKTHSYAQLEGVVALPYAEVGRHASIKNAIIDRGVKIPEGLIVGEDAELDAKRFRRTENGVCLITNEMIHKLEL; encoded by the coding sequence ATGCACAACGACAGGTTCACGCTGGCCCAGCAAACGATGGCCTATGTCCTTGCGGGTGGGCGCGGGTCGCGCCTCAAGGAAATGACCGATATTCGGGCAAAGCCTGCGGTCTATTTCGGTGGCAAGACACGGATCATCGACTTTGCGCTGTCCAATGCGGTCAACTCCGGCATTCGCCGAATTGGCGTTGCGACCCAGTACAAGGCGCACAGTCTGATCCGCCACCTGCAACGCGGCTGGTCCTTTTTCCGGGCCGAACGCAACGAGGGGCTGGATATCCTACCCGCGTCACAGCAACTGGACGAAGAGAACTGGTACAAGGGCACCGCCGACGCGGTGACGCAAAACGTTTCGATCATTCGGGGATACGGTCCGAAATACATCCTGATCCTGGCAGGGGACCATATCTACAAGCAGGATTATTCGTTCATGATCGAACAGCATGTCAGTTCGGGTGCCAAGGTGACCGTGGGCTGTATCGAGGTGCCGCGCGAAGAGGCCAAGGGCTTTGGCGTTATGGCAGTAGACGAGACCGACAAGATCCTGGAGTTCGTCGAAAAACCGGCCGAACCGCCCACCATGCCCGGCGATCCGACCCGCTCTCTGGCATCAATGGGCATCTATGTCTTCGAGACCGAATTCCTGTGCGATCTGCTGGAAGCCGATGCAAGGAACCCCGACTCGTCCCATGATTTCGGCAAGGACATCATCCCCGGCCTAGTGGCCACAGGGGATGCTGTGGCGCATCCCTTTGGCCGCTCCTGCGTCATGTCCGGGCTGGAGAAAAAGCCCTACTGGCGCGATGTCGGCACACTGGACGCCTATTGGCAGGCCAACATCGACCTGACGGATTTTGAGCCGGAACTGGATATCTACGCCACCAACTGGCCGATCTGGACCTATTCCGAACTGACCGCCCCGGCCAAGTTCATCCACAACGAAGAGGGGCGGCGCGGGCTGGCCGTGTCCTCGATGGTGTCGGGTGGATGCATCATCTCGGGGTCATCACTGGAACGCTGCCTGATGTTCACCGGGGTCAAAACGCATTCTTATGCACAACTTGAGGGCGTCGTTGCCCTGCCCTACGCAGAGGTCGGCCGCCACGCCAGCATCAAGAACGCTATCATCGACCGGGGGGTCAAGATTCCCGAAGGTTTGATCGTCGGTGAAGATGCCGAACTGGACGCCAAGCGGTTCCGCCGAACAGAAAACGGCGTCTGCCTGATCACGAACGAGATGATACACAAGCTGGAGTTGTGA